The segment ACATACGCATCCTGTCATTGTCTCACAATGACAGATCCCCCAGACATGGCCTAACATTTCGGACCAGTAATGTCCCCTTAAGATGTCATGATTATCCTTCTGGGTAGTTTCTTCTGCCATCTTCCTTCCCCTGTTGTGTCTTTTTGTCTGTGTTGTGACTGAGCTCTGGTCCTGTCCTCTGCTGTCTTAGCTCCTGCCTTGTGTTGCACCTGATGGAGTGGTTGTGATTGTTGTGGTGTGATGAGTAAACCCTTGGTTTTTTCTTTTAgaacctgaaaaaaaaaaaaggtcctTAATTTCCTTACAAAAGGTCTGAAGGTCAAAACGTTCAGGACAAACCTCCACACCCTAGCAGAGTATGGGTATTGATGTGCTACCCTGTGTGGCATGTTTACTTTGTCCGTGCTTGCTGGTTGAATGCGTGTCTTGTCTCTGCAGGGCCAGGCGGCATCCCCCCCAGGGGCCTGCTGGGGGACGGCCCCAACGATCCCCGAGGAGGGACCCTGCTGACGGTCACAGGGGACGTGGTGGAGCCTAGGTGAGCACCAGCGTGGTCTGAGGCGCCGGCTCTGGATCCTGACTGCACCACTTCACTCGACCTTCTTGGAATGACGTCTGTCATGCCCTGTTTAGACTTGAGGAAGTTAACCTCACTTAGGCCTGGAATGTCATGGACGTTCTGAGGTGTACAACCAGCTTGTGAATCTTGATGTTGTGTGCAGTGTAGTTGACTGTCTGTTGTTCCTCTAGTCGGGGGTTCATAAgtgcacccccaccccaccagggCCCACCCATGCACATGGGCCAAATGGGAGGTGGGCCCCCCCAAGACATGAGAGGACCGCCCCACGACATGAGAGGACCCCCCATGGGTGAACCCCGCGGCATGATGGGAGACCCCCGAGGGCCCATGATGGAGCCCAGGGGACCCCCCATGGAGACCAGAGGTACCGGCATCACTCTCTCTAGATCCCACTCATGTTCAATCTTGTCAGTTAAGAGCTGTTCCATCAGGTACTTGTTGAATGAGAAGACGTTCCGTAATAATTCTGTTTTTTGTACGTTTCTGAAGGTCGTGACCCCAGAGCCGTAGACACTCGTGGGCCTCCTGTTTCAGGACAAAGGGTTCCCATGCCAACTGGAATGCCGGGTCCTGTCTCCCACTCAATGGGTCCTAATGCCCCTCCTTCTGCCAGACCGGTAGGTGCTAACTGCTGTAGCCACCCAATATTTGCTGTGGGAAGTGGACCTGTGTCAGTAAAGCTGTGTGGTGATGTGGAcagggtcctggtgtctctGGTGGTCCCCAGTCTGGAGGAGGCTTCAGCCCTGGCCAGAGCCAGGTCACATCGCAGGACCATGAGAAGGTGGGTGTGCCACTTCACCACTGTGTTTAGGGAACTTTAGATTTCAAGTTTCCTGACTGGATATTAAAAGATAGTGACTGTCTGCACATTAGGAAAACTGGGCAATCCAGCTCTACCATCAATGCAGGTTGCCTTTGTTGAGGGAATGATGTAGTCGGTTGGCACCAGCCAACTATGTAATAAGGTGTCATGAGTTTTGACTGTAGTTTCCTTCCTGAAGGACCTGCAATTGACTTCAGTTGGTTCACCAGTGTTTCTGTGCTGTTTCTAGGCTGCCCTGATCATGCAGGTTCTGCAGCTGACCCCAGAACAGATTGCCATGCTGCCCCCAGAGCAGAGGCAGAGCATTCTCATCCTCAAAGAGCAGATCCAGAAGACCGCTGGGGCGCCATGAAGCTCCTTCcctcacgcccacacacacgacACGAGCACACCTCAAGGTTGAGTGACGTTCCCTTCTTTCGCATGGCTCACCTTTCCATGACTGGCTGCTCCTTTTGAGATGTCCACATACTTTGCATTGTTCACACAGCTTTCAGTGGATTCGCAGACGAATATCTTTCCTGCGTCCTCTCAGATTTCTTTTGTTTACAGGAGTGGCACGCTTcgacctctctttcctccccttcaGAGCGCTACAAAGACATCTCCACAGCTTAGTTTGGAATATTTTGTTGACTGTTTTGTATTACCATTTTTTACGTGGAAGGTTGACCCCAGTGTTTTTGAATTAAGCGTTTATGTCACTCCCTTTCATCAGGGGACAATGTGTGGAAATTCAAGAGGGTGGTTTCATACTGCATTTCCCTTACTTTCATTTGTCAGCACTGGAATCAGTTTCATGTCTGGATGTTTGTTTGTCAATAAAAGAGATGGATTCATTTTACCCACACACTTTaaatttgttttgtgttttatcATTTAAAAACAGATTGAGGGTGATTAGTTGCAAGATGCTATACAATAGACCTTGTGGATTTAAGTATTAAAGTAGCAGTGATTTGTTCAGTGCATGACTCAGAATTGACTACATGACTGGTGGGAATCACCTTGATTCCCATCAGTACTTCCTTCTCTTTTATGGTGTTTCTAGAAATAAGAATATTTCCCAAACATTTCTCATTTCCTTGTCTCTGACCAAACCTGGACAAACACACCCCATAGCAAATATCTGATTGGTTACATATCTTATGGGACTATTGGGAGGACTTTGGGGGAGCAGTAAAAACGAGATAAGACCTGAACATGTACACAACAGTGAAACAGACCTGAAAGAGGACAGGTGACAAAGGCATTAGTCAATCCTCGAGTTTGAGAGGATTCAACTTTCTGTCCTGTTCTGTAGATCCTAATGTGCAGACCCTGGAACACGTACACCTGTCAAAAAGATTACGTAACATGGACCACACCTCTAACACAACACGTCAGCCACCAACATGGATCGCTACCAGCAGTCACAAAGAGAGTAATCAGCAATGCTATCCAGCAGCACACAAAGGCTTTTTATGGATGACAGTTACCTGACTCATACATCACTGAAAggttaatatttacatttagtcatttagcagacgcttttatccaaagcgacttccaagagagagctttacaaagtggcgaagtggcgtcaggtggctgagcggttagggagtcgggctagtaatctgaaggttaccggttcggttaccggttcgattcccggctatgccaaatggcgttgtgtccttgggcaaggcacttcaccctacttgcctcagggggaatgtccctgtacttactgtaagtcgctatggataagagcgtctgcaaaaatgactaaatgtaaagtgcataggtcactgatcataacaacaagatagccacataaacattgcgagtagccaaaacatgaagcacacattgtgaacaaccaaagtaagtgccaaagggaagaaccataagagcatgtagttaaacaagttacaattaaacaacatgaaccgctataagtgcaagtgtacctgtggaaaaagcaagaaacaataataaaaacaatatatcacagcgagtacaacaatttaaatcagttaccactaaccacaagagcaacaagtctctaagcaagagtcattgtgatccttgaggaaactaacatcgggtcaagcgaaccattccaaAGTACCGTTGtattcccggaacaagtgcgtcttgagccttttcttgaaggtggagagacagtcagtgtctctgatggaggtggggagttgattccaccactggggggccagacaggagaagagcttgtgttgggaccgggcggtcttgagcggtgggaccaccaggcggttgtctgaagaagaccgtaggtgacgggtgggggtgtaaggctgcaggagagacttgatgtagacgggtgcagtcccgttcactgctcggaaggtcagtaccagggtcttgaatctgatttaacccttgtgctgcctttgggtcacaacGGCCCATCGTTGTGctgtgacaactttacccaatacaaaaacaaattaaaagcatttttcattgggtgtgagacagcccaacggttaaaagaaaatgcttcactttatttttgtatgaggtaaagttgtcgcaatacgtgggggggggggtcacattgacccgaagataacacaagggttaaggaacaaGAGCCAATACCTGAGCAGGATTGACATCACTCTACAAGGCTGTAAAATGACTGTTtttctaaatgaatacattattattatttgtgatGTGCTCAAATTGAGTTATTTTGTGGAGGTAGAATCCTACAGGTATTTAAACACACCTATTGTAGGAGTCACAGAGACCGCCAGGTCTGTCAAACTGAGTTCCAACACTGTATTGTGTTCCACTGACTCACAAAACCAGTATTGCAAACCCGATATTTTGAAAGAGCAAAGAGCCAGCTTGTCCTTCAAAGAGGGAAGAATCTCATCTCAGAAGTTTTCCTTGTTGAAGTAGAATTTGGTCTTTCTGGGATCTACGTCTGAGTACTTCACACATTTCTTTGCGAGGACATCTGCCAAAGCTGCAGGGCCACACAGGAATGTCCCCACCACTGACCTGTAGGACAACAACAGGACAAGCTTATCTATGTGTTGCATGTTAAATTAAGGGTTTTAATCTGTGTCCAAACCACACTAAAACCACAgcatgtgtttgaatgtgtacaATAAAATAAGGTTCTAAACTTGCGTTGGGTTCTCATTGCGGACTTGTTCGAACTCCTTCTCCCAGTTTGGCCTGCCATAGTGCGTTTTCTGCTTCAGTCCTGTGACGACGTCCGTGTCCTGATCGAAGTGAACCATCACATGATTGGCCtgtcaggaagagaggagaaaatgtTAAAGGAAACTAGTTATGTTGTTGATCATTGTAGTATAAATAGGCTCCAATACATACATGGCTCTGGTCCCATCCAGTGAGGTAgagtttgtatgtgaggaagtcgcccatgcctctctcctccatctccctctccaacaCCTGCAGCAGATCTGCAAACCACTCAAAAGCACTTGTCTCTCGGCACAGCCAATAGAAGTAAATCTGCGAAAAAGTTGTCAACACAAGGTGGTTAATCAAACAGACAGGACAGTGCAGAAATGCAAGATTCGTGACAATGCCTTCACACAAGCATCCTTAAAATTATTTACACAAAAGGGAGGTGCTTTGTGGAAGTTTTGTCTGATGGCATAGAAACAAGCTGGACAGGTTTAAAGGAGTTCAAGTTTTGGCTCGATGTCTGGCCAATATTTTACCTTTCTGGTTCGTAGTTTAGGGTTGGATTCTTTGAATTTGTACCAGATGGACTTGAGGATAGATGCAAACGGGGTGACTCCAATACCAGCACCAACCAGCATGCTGACCTCATAGTCAAAGACATCCTCACTCGCTGTCCCAAATGGACCATCCACTCCTATTCTGAGGGAGAAGTCAACAATCACACCACAGCAAAAGCCAAAGGAGGaaagcattttttttaaatcagaaACCTAGCTGTGGATCCAAGAAGCTGTTCTAGTTTCATGTTCATGGGTGATGCTAGAAATACGGTCTCTGTTCCAACTGGATTGGTGGACTTACTTGGGACCCTGTGCCCCCTCGGGCAGTTGCTCCACCATGCTGATGAGCTTCTGGGTCCAGTCGCCCGCAGAACGGATGTGGACGCTGAAGAAGTCCTCCTCAGGGGCGGAGGTCATGGTAAAGGGGTGCCACTCCAGTGGGGAGATTCCTGGGCAGTTGAGGAAGACATACTGACCCACATCCATCTTGAAGCCGTTCTTCACCAACTGCAGCTCCAACACCTTGGATGGCCGGATAACAATCTgggacagggatggagggatgagggaagggagagagaagcgaaggagggaggtagagatggagagatgggaggaggaatgtatgcaaagagaaaaggagagagatgaagttaCAAAAGTGTCACAGCATAGCTGTTGGACctagagggggagagcagagagctggCAGGTAGCAGCACACATACCTTTCTGTACTCGACGTTCTGCATGTAACGGATGAATCGCAGCAACCTCTCACACAAGTAGATCACCATGGGACCAATCACCCACATCCAAGTCTGTGTGGCACATTGTCAATGTTTGTATTTTTAGGACCATCTCCCTACTGATTTGACAGGAAACCAATGATATCACCAAGTCCAAATGGAATGAATGCGTCTGTAATCTGTCACTGAGGAAAGTATCACCTGTGGGAACCCCCCTGCAAACTGCGGGATAGGACACTCGCTTTTCCCCCAGTCATCCAAATCGTCTTTACAGTGGGTGAGGTTGTACAGTGGGCCAATGTTTTGCTGACTCCGCACAATGCGTCTGAggagaaagcaagagaaagTGAGTAAGCACCTCTCCCAACGGTCACCAGGTGTTttatgaaaaaaacaacaacatggaaGTGACAGGATTCTAAACATGTACAAACTATGGTAACAGGTAGTCAGCAGGTAGAATGGAGTTCACAGGACGAAAGGTGACCTGTCATAATCAAGGAGAGCCTTACCCAGCCCCATGGAAGACCAGGCCAGCAAAAAATACTATGAAGAGGTGATGTGTGTACCAGAAGACCTCAAAGTAGCTGCGTCTGATGACCTCCATAGAGGatgtgatgatgaggatgaggcaGAGCGTGATAATCACCCCTGTAATCCCAGCAATGGTGGTGAACACGATATAGGAGGGAGTCTGAGGTACAACCAACcaaagaacactgaattaaTCACATGATTTGgggattgttttatttttgataCATTTTTCTATTTAGGGACCAGACATGACCATAACTATGGGGATTTTTGCTGTTTTAGCCTATTGCTTGAAAGATACATGACATTAGGAGTTGTTGACAGCAGTAGAGGTTATGAACTCACATCAGAGAGGGATCTGAAAGGGTTCAGGTATGTCTCATCATCTTCGTCTCCCAGGTCCGATAGAGTCCTGCTGAGGTCGTCATACTTCCCCTGTCTACTGTTGTAGTACCATTCCATGTTGAAGAGATGGGCTATGGTGTGAACAGCTGCCACGACAATAATTGTTTTTCATTGAATCAAGCTTAGAAGGGAATGGGGAAATTCCAATAGAAGATCTTTTTGCTCAGACACTCAGATTATTAAATAGATCAGTGTTCCACGTCTCTAAAAGTTGAACTAATTGGTCCAAACTACGAAAGCATATTAGTTAGAGGTCAGCTTTTCTCCATATCCAAGTCAATATTTGCCTTTGGTTTTTGTTCAATATTGAACGACTTTTCATCCTGAACTTACacttttatttccttttaacAAATAAGTTCCTGTGAAACCCCTAATCATTAAACTTTATGCCAAACATGTGGTTATGTTTCGCCATAtttcaaaatacattttacattttagtcatttagcagacgctcttatccagagcgacttacagtaagtacagggacattcccccgaggcaagtagggtgaagtgccttgcccaaggacacaacgtcatttgacacagctgggaatcgaactggcaaccttcagattactagcccgattccctaaccgctcagccacctgactcccaaaagAACCTATTGGCTCTTGTGGTTTTGTAAAAAAGCAAGTCAAATTGCATACCTGTCATCAAGCCAATCATGTATGCAACCATCTTGTGGAAACTCAGATTGTTGTCTAGCTGTTTCCTCATAGTCCTCCCACAACACTGAAACATGGTAGTTCAACACATAGACTGAGTAACGCGTTCAAATTCAACCATATTTATTATGGTTATTATTACCCTTAGTAATAAACAGATACATATCTCCATTATTTGGCATTAACTGATTTCATCAAGAGCAGACACCTCGACAATGAATGTGTGAGCCCTGTGGAACTCACCATTAAGGAACcacgaaggagagagagcaggttccGACACACAGGCAACAAGATGAGCATACAGTTGAAGTTTAGGACAGCTGCAGGGGCCCTGGCCCAAGCCAGCGCTGACTGAAAACCAAATCACAATGCATTTATAATTTAGAAATAAAATGAGTGCTACCTTGCAATATCTTATATAGGCTATCTAACAACGTTATAGCTTTATAATACAAAATGTCGATCTGTAAAATACACAAATTCATCCTTTCCAAATTCACTCACCCCCAAAATGTGACGAGTGTAGAAATACTGATCCCCCAACTCGTAGATATAAAAGAACCAGACGAAGAGGAATATGTTGATTGCCATCCAGACCACCTGCAGGTCGAACCAGAAGACAGAATATCAACATCACGGCGTACCGTCAAGCTATCATTTTCCACAATATAAGCTTGAAATGCTGAGACTCCAACGATTTGCCGCGCACTGTCAGTCACACTATGCTACAAGCAGCCCACATTGGGCATTTATAATTCACCTGCAGCACTGTTTTGAAAAAAATCTTTATTAATggcttaattttttattcttacCTGTATGAAGTAAGTGAGTCCATGGTTGATAATCCAGTTGCCCATTTTGATGGACTTGCTTCTCAATACACTTAACTGCCAAACCTAGTTTACCTGCTGCCTTAATGGCTGCGGGTTTTATAGAGCGCCCGCTCAAACCACGCCCACCAAAGAACGGTCTAAATTGAGACAAGGAAATATACAGCCAGCATTGTCCTCCAGATCCAATGAATAAGGAAGTTGTGTGACTTAATCCAAATAGTCCGGTATCAAACTGAACAAAACAAAAGGTGCTTTATTGTAATAACTTTATTTTAGCAAGTCACAATACAGTAGTTAAGGCACTTACACATGCAATAAAACAGATCATACAAATAAAAGTTTCATATTCATATTCTATCCATATTCAAGGTTTGAATGAACTAGCTACATCTGtaaatttaaaatatttttgtttgttttatgacAGTGAGGCACACAAAATACTCAATTTTAGCATAATAACTTTTGACAGGCTTTGTGCAAAAGCAAAAAGGCAAAAAAGAGCATTGAGGCAAAGTGAACAAACCTGGTCAATACAAATCATTCATGAAATCTTACTGAACAGGGCGGGGTAGGACAAGAGGAAAGAAAAGTTCAAGGCAAAACCTGAGTTTTTCCACCTCCCGTGCTGCATTTGCTTCAAAGTGGAAACAAAAAGGCATCCAACGTCACAGATTGTATTTGTCTGTCAGAACCTTTGGGTGAAAAGCACACTGGGGGAAGTCCTGGGCAAGTCTGTCCGTGAGGCAGGAGACACTTGGCAGGTTTCCCACACACCTGGCCCACTGTATCTGACCCAACACCGCTCTCTCTCAAGGCTGCTATTGTGCATCATCGCCACCACCACATATCTCACCCCAGTACATTCTTTGGTCTCCTGTGGCCCACTGGTTCTCTACATACAATATTTGTCAATGAAGGACAGTTCTGCTTGGTTTTATTATATAATAACTATTGGTAAAGAATTGCCAGTTTGAGAGACTAAACCATTAAAGACCACTAAGAGGCTGCCGTGTCGTCTGTAGTGACGTGTAAACAACCCAGTATGTCTCCAAATGTGTCCCCCTCACGTGTAACAACTCTGACAACACAAAGCCAAGACGACACCTAGTGGCATTGGCCCAAAGTTATAACCAGATCTAACCCGCAAGGCCTTATCCTCACACTACAACCGTGATGTCATCCACAATGTCCGTCTCCCGTTCCCCCAGTTGGCAGGTGAGGTCGGGGGGCTGGGTAGGCTGGGGCTCCTGGGGGGGGCCCAGCGGCTCCTCCGGTACCAGCACCATGGTAGCGGCGGTGGCGTATGGGTGGGCTTGTCcacgctcctcccctccctgcctgcagCAGCACT is part of the Osmerus eperlanus chromosome 13, fOsmEpe2.1, whole genome shotgun sequence genome and harbors:
- the nox1 gene encoding NADPH oxidase 1, which gives rise to MGNWIINHGLTYFIQVVWMAINIFLFVWFFYIYELGDQYFYTRHILGSALAWARAPAAVLNFNCMLILLPVCRNLLSLLRGSLMCCGRTMRKQLDNNLSFHKMVAYMIGLMTAVHTIAHLFNMEWYYNSRQGKYDDLSRTLSDLGDEDDETYLNPFRSLSDTPSYIVFTTIAGITGVIITLCLILIITSSMEVIRRSYFEVFWYTHHLFIVFFAGLVFHGAGRIVRSQQNIGPLYNLTHCKDDLDDWGKSECPIPQFAGGFPQTWMWVIGPMVIYLCERLLRFIRYMQNVEYRKIVIRPSKVLELQLVKNGFKMDVGQYVFLNCPGISPLEWHPFTMTSAPEEDFFSVHIRSAGDWTQKLISMVEQLPEGAQGPKIGVDGPFGTASEDVFDYEVSMLVGAGIGVTPFASILKSIWYKFKESNPKLRTRKIYFYWLCRETSAFEWFADLLQVLEREMEERGMGDFLTYKLYLTGWDQSHANHVMVHFDQDTDVVTGLKQKTHYGRPNWEKEFEQVRNENPTSVVGTFLCGPAALADVLAKKCVKYSDVDPRKTKFYFNKENF